In one Myxococcus xanthus genomic region, the following are encoded:
- a CDS encoding HNH endonuclease produces the protein MSTSGLFAVQSASGSELDAHFSLELLQGETTLLFESKGGGKDSPLGKRRNQDYDPGLRLILERLAQRGAKIRDASVDSDNVLDAGLPIEQRRLNVRAPFKLPVDLSLIDDFDKLRKALSAAQKPIGQRANAKGGNGQKKIRLYLDLNTQGTDLHSLGRSLATPTRSIVMSAGDIANTAETISASGHFDPHSIEDARARTLSAIVQRQGQSAFRKSLLEAYGNRCAITECDLEEVLEAAHILPFKGPATNTLENGLLLRADIHTLFDRGLIAVDTANWTILTHARITSTQYASLNKQHLRLPSRPELHPSTVALNKHRVESGL, from the coding sequence ATGAGCACTTCAGGTCTCTTCGCCGTCCAGAGCGCTTCCGGAAGCGAACTGGATGCCCACTTCTCGCTGGAGCTGTTGCAGGGCGAAACTACACTGCTCTTCGAATCGAAGGGAGGTGGAAAAGACTCTCCCCTTGGCAAGAGAAGAAATCAAGACTACGACCCGGGACTCCGACTTATATTGGAGCGACTAGCGCAAAGAGGCGCTAAAATTCGGGATGCCTCTGTTGATTCCGACAATGTACTGGACGCTGGATTGCCTATCGAACAGCGCCGTCTGAATGTGCGAGCTCCCTTCAAACTTCCTGTAGACCTATCCCTCATCGATGACTTTGACAAGCTGAGAAAAGCCCTAAGTGCTGCGCAAAAGCCGATTGGACAACGTGCTAACGCGAAGGGCGGAAACGGGCAGAAGAAGATTCGTCTCTACCTCGATCTCAACACTCAAGGGACAGATCTACACAGTCTAGGGAGATCGCTCGCCACGCCCACGCGATCAATAGTCATGTCCGCAGGTGACATTGCCAATACTGCCGAGACGATTAGTGCGAGCGGTCATTTTGATCCCCACAGCATTGAAGATGCCAGAGCCCGCACGCTTAGTGCAATCGTCCAGCGACAGGGGCAGTCGGCATTTCGAAAGAGCTTGCTTGAGGCATACGGCAACAGGTGCGCCATCACAGAGTGTGATCTCGAGGAGGTTCTCGAGGCTGCACATATCCTTCCGTTTAAAGGACCTGCGACCAATACCCTCGAGAATGGGCTGCTTTTAAGGGCGGACATTCACACTCTTTTTGATCGAGGATTGATTGCGGTCGACACCGCCAACTGGACCATTCTGACTCACGCGAGAATTACATCCACTCAATACGCCAGCCTAAACAAACAACATCTCCGACTACCTTCTCGCCCTGAACTGCACCCAAGCACGGTCGCACTTAACAAGCACAGGGTCGAATCTGGACTCTGA
- a CDS encoding M15 family metallopeptidase, with protein MTHANFERVDLDRVYLPFVAVSLEVIARSAAHGVRYVATHGFRDLPEQAELRRLYAAGKGGKASPAGLSAHNYGLAFDFVCDASPRPGVQPDWRESAYRVLGDESTKAGLVWGGRFGDSPHVQWPGYVSALQLTPLRTLVQQSSLADVWARLDAERLSPKWRAANPKLAAELERLGF; from the coding sequence ATGACCCATGCGAACTTCGAGCGGGTCGACCTTGACCGCGTTTATCTGCCGTTCGTTGCGGTCTCCCTTGAGGTCATCGCGCGTAGTGCAGCCCACGGCGTTCGCTACGTCGCGACGCATGGCTTCCGTGACCTGCCGGAGCAGGCAGAGCTGCGTCGGTTGTACGCGGCGGGCAAGGGCGGCAAGGCATCGCCCGCAGGATTGTCCGCGCACAACTACGGCCTCGCCTTCGACTTCGTTTGTGACGCGAGCCCGCGACCTGGCGTGCAGCCGGATTGGCGTGAGTCGGCTTACCGCGTGCTGGGTGACGAATCCACGAAGGCGGGCCTTGTCTGGGGCGGCAGGTTCGGTGACTCCCCCCATGTGCAGTGGCCGGGCTACGTGAGCGCGCTTCAGCTCACGCCGCTTCGCACCCTGGTCCAACAGAGTTCCCTCGCCGACGTGTGGGCTCGCCTCGATGCCGAGCGCCTGTCGCCGAAGTGGCGTGCAGCAAACCCGAAGCTCGCGGCCGAACTGGAACGGCTGGGCTTCTAA